The nucleotide sequence GTATCCTAGGTCTAGTAGGTAAAGTACTTGAGGATTGTCTCTCGAAGTGGTTGCTTGCTCCATAAATACCAAAATACCAAAAATATCAAACTTCAACGTTCAACTTGGAACAATGTGGCGGTCAACAAGGGACTATTCACCTTTTCTCCTCTGTCAATGCCGTAGGTGCGTTGGCTGGACGATCTGGCCCGCCTACCAAACTTGAATACCACACGAAACATCCATCCGTCCATACTTTGCATTGGGAAAGGGAGGCTGGGCATAGACAGATGATAGGGCGATGGATTGATAGGATAAATTGGCTTGGTGGTGTTGTGGATGTGGTGGTGTGGGTATCGGCATCCCGGTAGCTGCAGCTGGCGCTGGAAAAAGGCTGCTGCAGTGCTGCATGTTCATGGGTTTTACATGGGATCCTGCATCATTATACCACCCACTAACTGGGTTTGTGATTTGATATGGATGGCATGCCGTGGCTCGCCCCGAAAAAGGTTCTGATGGTGTCGGGGCCTGGGACAATTCCAAAAGGCTGTCGACTGTTTTAGGCGTAGAGTAATAGCgccaaagggaaaaaaagaaacaaaaaacaaaaaactcCAGACGACTATTTCCGGTTGGTTCGGTTAGCGTTTGCATATTTGCCGTGTTGGGTCTTTTTGTACGAGACTTTAGGAATCGAACAACTGTAAATCAGACAAAACAGAATCATTCAATGATTGGGACGGGAAGCGCGCACACTCGCGCAAGCGGTTGACCACTCGCCACCCCGAGGAAAATCAATCGGGGAAAACGGCAAGTATGCTTCGTGCATATCGTGCCATGTACGGGGTGAAATCAGATGGGACGGGCGGGCCATGTCGGTTTGGTACCACGAGTCTGTATTTCTCCAACGCCAAAACTGCCCTGCCTGCATTTATGGCTTGGGGAGGGATCCGCTGGGCCGGGTGGTTAtatgagttttttttttattgtgtcTATAGTTCGGCGACACATACCTGCCTACTACACACATTACACAAACGCGCTTCGTTCCGCAGTGCTTTCAGGACAAACCGAAACGTACGTTCCTGAATTAGAATAGAACTCTACAGAAACTGGCGCTTCCCTAGCACATCTCCAGATAATTGGTGTTACATGGGTCTCCTGGAGCGCGCGGCTGGTTAGCCGTACGGGAGCAGGTCGGGGTGCCTTGGATGGGGGTAGTTATGCGACCGTTTTTGCCAGCCACTACAGTGCAGATTAGAGTTACAGTAGTCTGTCTCTCTGGTCTCTGTTCAAGACCACCGCCAAGTGTTTGTCTCTAAAATAGTACGGGCTCGTACTGTAGATCTCCTCagatatcttttttttttttttttttttgcgaatCAAGGCTTGTCCGTCATCGTCCGCTTGCAGGCTGGGTCGACCAGGAGACTAAAAGCTTGTCAGAGTTCGGGATCATGCAGGATCTAGTCTAAGTCGGTGTGGGAGCTCTACCTAGTGAAAACTCTTCACCTTCTCTGTCTGACCTTCTCTGTCTgtggtgtgtgtgtgggaATCTTAATAGGATTTCTCCGGTCCGAATATTGAGTTGTCTGTGTCGTGTTGGCATCACGTACTTTGTCCGTCAAAGGAGGAAGGCAGCAACCAAAATCCCCTTTGGCCCCGACCGACATTTGCCCGGAGGCCTTCCGAGCTGCAACCAAAGCACCCATTCTGAACTTCCGGAAGTTGGCAGTGGGGCGCCGTCACTCAGAATCGAGACTAGCGCCCGCACTCCGCTCCATCGGATTGCATGCCCCGCATTTCCGCATCCGGTCTGACCGCTCTTTGATTTTTTCGATTTTCCAGATCCTATCGTGAACAGCGTGCTTGTCGCTACCAAGTAATTGAACAAAATATTTGACGTCTtgggaattttttttttccattcTACAAGGCGCCTcgccaataaaaaaaaataaagatttTTTTCCATTTCccccttttgttttgttccgACGCAACCCCCCACCGTTCACCTCCTTGTTCTCGAAAGCAATTCCCGGGTTAGCCCGAGAGGAAGCAACCAAAAATACCCTGATCTACTTCACCGCCGATTTGGCATATTTTGTTTATATCTctatttttttatatttttcttcgccgggccgcgcaaatcACGTCTCAAGTCTTGCAGGAGAACCCTCCCATCTCCAAACGACGTCTGTCCGGACTCAAGGAACCGTGCATGAAAGATTGGCGTATGCTCGTCGATCATCATGGCGTCTGCGGTCAAAGTGTTTCTTCTTGACATTGGTAAGGCTGCTTATGCGAACTGCAAGCCGTCAAATTGCTTCGTTGCTCCACATCCCACGAGCCCAGCAATTTCTTCTTGGGCTGCCTCTACGGAGATCTttggctttctttttgttcgttTATCAGTTGCATCCATGTCGTTTTGCTCATCAGATATGCAACTCGTTGAACCTGCGTTGAATCCAAGACGCCAATGGCATGTGGCACAATCAGCTATGCATACAGTGTTGGGCAGTGGCGCATAATCGTCCGGGATGCAGTCTGGCTAATACATGcttggtttttttctctcagaGGGCACAGTCTGTCCCATCTCGTTCGTCAAGGACGTTCTTGTAAGGCATTCCCATATGCTATCCTCAGGGACAGTTTCCTGGCTTTACCAAGCAGGAGCAACAACAGACAACATCGAGGCGGGGGGAGGTAATGGTTGCTCCTTGCCGATGGAGAATATACAATCGTTCCCGTCATAGGTGGTTACCATGTTACTGTGCCACGTTTCGTCGTGTTTGGCTATGCTCTATTATGATTGCCGCATAAACTAGCAACCATTTGTCCCTCGGCAACGATATCCCGCGCTCCTTGCAACGGGGCATATCACTATCCCGGCCTCGCTGACAAACAACCCTTATCATAGTTTCCATATGCCCTAGAAGCGCTGCCCCATACGCTAGACTCCCAGTGGGACGATCCGGCCTTTGCTCAGTATAGGGACGCTTTCCCGGCCGAGTATGCATCCTCCAAGGAGGCACTAGCTGCTCACGTGCGTGATCTGGTGAGCCGCGACGTCAAGGCCCCATACCTCAAGAGTCTACAAGGCTACCTCTGGAAGAACGGTTATGATTCTGGCGAAATCCGTGCGCCGCTGTTTGCAGACGTCGCCCCAAAGTTCGCCGCCTGGCAAGCTGCCGGGATAGCCATCATGATATACAGTTCGGGATCCGTCCCCGCCCAGAAGCTGCTTTTTGGCCACACCAACTCGGAACCCGCTGATCTCACTTCTGCAATCGCCGATTTCTTTGACACTGTCAATGCCGGTCCCAAAACTGAGATTGCGAGCTACGAGAAGATCGCCAGCATGCACCCACAGTATCCCAAGAATGAGTGGTTGTTCTTGAGCGACAACGTCAAGGAGGTCGATGCGGCCCTCGGTGCGGGGTTTCAGAGCTTTGTTGTGCAGAGGCCTGGCAATCCCGAGCTGCCCGATGGTGTGGAGGATAGGCACAAGGTGATCCGCAGCTTCGAAGAGTTGTGAATAGTTGCAAGTGCATTAGGCTGTGTGATGGCGCGGCGTACTGGGCTAGTGCGCTGGCTAGGTCGAACAAAGTTCCACGCTTGCTTGTGCCTGGTTGATTGCCTAAAGCCAATGGCTTCAGGGGTCACGCACGTTGAAGAATTTTGGTCCTGATGCATAGATTATTCCTCCAAAGCCGCTAGGTAGCCGGGTGTTAGTAACAAGCAGCCtgattttttcctttttttttttttttttttttttttttttttttttttcatggtcACCACGCGCAACCGGAAGCGAGCTATGGCcagctagactagaactagagtcCAGACGTGGCGGCCTGGA is from Pyricularia oryzae 70-15 chromosome 2, whole genome shotgun sequence and encodes:
- a CDS encoding enolase-phosphatase E1, giving the protein MASAVKVFLLDIEGTVCPISFVKDVLFPYALEALPHTLDSQWDDPAFAQYRDAFPAEYASSKEALAAHVRDLVSRDVKAPYLKSLQGYLWKNGYDSGEIRAPLFADVAPKFAAWQAAGIAIMIYSSGSVPAQKLLFGHTNSEPADLTSAIADFFDTVNAGPKTEIASYEKIASMHPQYPKNEWLFLSDNVKEVDAALGAGFQSFVVQRPGNPELPDGVEDRHKVIRSFEEL